A genome region from Pseudomonas sp. N3-W includes the following:
- a CDS encoding AAA family ATPase, producing the protein MLKTLAVANYRSINKLVIPLGRLNLITGPNGSGKSNLYRALRLLAETAQGGVVNALAREGGLDSTFWAGPQTITRRMRNGEVPIEATVRHGVKRLRLGFAGDDFSYSIALGLPEPTQSCFSLDPEIKKECIWSGPFYRPASLLVDREGPMIRAREGRSWEVLAQHTPNFDSLFDQVGSFRTSPEVMNLREFIRRWRFYDHFRSDADAPVRQPQLGTRTPVLHHDGRDLAAALQTIREIGDPEALQAAITDAFPGARLNIAPLQGGRFAIEFYQEGLLRPLSAAELSDGTLRYLLLIAALLTPRPPSLMVLNEPETSLHPDLLPALARLIIRASEQCQVWVVSHARRLISALQQDPECNCIVLEKTLGQTGIVGQRVLDEPAWYWPD; encoded by the coding sequence ATGCTCAAAACCCTCGCGGTGGCCAATTACCGCTCGATCAACAAATTGGTCATTCCGCTGGGCCGATTAAACCTGATCACCGGCCCCAACGGCAGCGGCAAATCCAATCTCTATCGTGCGTTGCGCCTGCTGGCGGAAACCGCTCAGGGTGGTGTAGTCAATGCGCTGGCTCGCGAGGGCGGGCTGGACTCGACGTTTTGGGCCGGGCCGCAAACCATCACCCGGCGCATGCGCAACGGCGAAGTGCCAATCGAAGCCACCGTGCGTCACGGGGTCAAACGGCTGCGCCTGGGGTTTGCCGGCGATGACTTCAGCTATTCGATTGCCTTGGGTCTGCCGGAGCCGACACAGTCCTGTTTCTCCCTCGACCCGGAAATCAAAAAGGAATGCATCTGGTCCGGACCGTTCTATCGCCCGGCCAGCCTGCTGGTGGATCGCGAAGGCCCGATGATCCGTGCCCGCGAAGGTCGCAGCTGGGAAGTGCTGGCTCAGCACACGCCGAATTTCGACAGCCTGTTCGATCAGGTCGGCAGTTTTCGTACTTCGCCGGAAGTCATGAACCTGCGCGAATTCATTCGTCGCTGGCGCTTCTACGACCACTTTCGCAGCGACGCCGACGCCCCGGTACGCCAGCCGCAACTGGGCACCCGCACGCCAGTGCTGCACCACGATGGGCGCGACCTGGCGGCAGCCCTGCAGACCATCCGCGAAATCGGCGATCCAGAGGCCTTGCAGGCCGCCATCACTGATGCCTTCCCCGGCGCGCGACTGAACATCGCGCCGTTGCAGGGCGGACGGTTTGCCATCGAGTTTTATCAGGAAGGATTGTTGCGACCGTTGTCGGCCGCGGAATTGTCGGACGGCACATTGCGTTATCTGCTGCTGATCGCCGCCCTGCTGACCCCGCGACCACCGTCACTGATGGTGCTGAACGAGCCGGAAACCAGCCTGCACCCGGACCTGTTGCCGGCCCTGGCGCGGCTGATCATCCGCGCCTCGGAACAGTGCCAGGTGTGGGTGGTGTCCCACGCCCGGCGGCTGATCTCGGCGTTGCAGCAAGACCCGGAGTGCAATTGCATTGTGCTGGAGAAGACCTTGGGCCAGACCGGGATTGTCGGGCAGCGGGTGCTGGATGAACCGGCCTGGTATTGGCCGGATTAG
- a CDS encoding glycoside hydrolase — protein MPPLHHCLRLALLIGAVLLSPWATANPVLENPLWRIELDPATLAIQVTPAQNPGVQASAGVAAHAVSHLTQTANRIDWQWDNGAWTLSASLDQRDLSLSITARDPGELGFLKQPGSAMGKGLIWPLAEGHYVPAGDAVWQGFLLDQGEFNTTQDLSLPLWGVDHGRFTLNWLLTNPYNNHLTFSAEGQTLALAARHQFTSLEPGTPLTFKLTLGDADPLAGAKRYRQWLIDNGQYQSLSDKLLKTPEAKKLLGASHVYLWGNDLLGPNDVRSWPALLKLLRGNNTLASELRGSFDAETRKILTDAQPPLDRYQKTTLLRSLNGALNTKARSGWQAVAEPDMQRLVEGYGQLRTELASAFADALTGNPQRWGSTLSSSTFEQMKAAGLSRLWLGLGEGWEGGLWHPEAVREGVADGYLLAPYDSYETALTSSENPDWTTAHLGFRANRECAIVLNGGAFKSGFQKSGHYTDPRCVRPLLEARIKAVQAKAGFNSWFLDAYATGMLFDSYRPNATMTQAQNAEGNIDASRWLNETLKLPTGSEDGNATTSLGVLFAHGMQTPVIGWGDPDMSKNPKSPYYLGRWFPNDQPQVFFKSVPLKEPYRTVHFAPQTRLPLYQAVFHGSVITTHHWLFDSLKLSNVRAENELAQLLYNVPPLYHLSADTVKQRLPVMVRQDAFFRPLHERLATEAMTDFRWLSEDRLLQQTTFADGTRLVVNFDSGVREVEGKRLAGQSIMALDVKGGVVTYQVSLSP, from the coding sequence ATGCCGCCCCTCCATCACTGCCTGCGCCTTGCGCTGCTGATCGGCGCCGTATTGCTATCACCTTGGGCCACCGCCAACCCGGTGCTGGAAAACCCGCTGTGGCGCATTGAGCTCGACCCTGCGACTTTGGCGATCCAGGTAACCCCGGCACAGAACCCGGGGGTACAAGCCTCTGCCGGCGTCGCCGCGCATGCAGTCAGTCATCTCACCCAGACCGCCAACCGCATCGACTGGCAATGGGATAACGGCGCCTGGACCCTCAGCGCCAGTCTTGATCAGCGCGATTTGTCCCTCTCCATCACCGCACGCGACCCCGGTGAACTCGGCTTCCTCAAGCAACCCGGCAGCGCCATGGGCAAAGGCCTGATCTGGCCGCTGGCCGAAGGGCATTACGTGCCGGCAGGCGATGCGGTGTGGCAAGGCTTTCTGCTCGATCAGGGCGAGTTCAATACCACCCAGGACCTGAGCCTGCCGCTGTGGGGCGTGGACCACGGCCGCTTTACCCTGAACTGGCTGCTGACCAACCCGTACAACAATCACCTGACCTTCAGCGCCGAAGGCCAGACCCTGGCACTCGCCGCCCGGCATCAATTCACTTCCCTTGAACCCGGCACACCACTGACCTTCAAACTGACGCTGGGCGACGCCGATCCGCTGGCCGGTGCCAAGCGCTATCGGCAATGGCTGATCGACAACGGGCAATACCAGTCCCTGAGCGACAAACTACTGAAAACCCCGGAAGCGAAAAAACTGCTGGGTGCCAGTCACGTTTATCTGTGGGGCAACGACTTGCTCGGGCCGAATGATGTGCGCAGTTGGCCGGCACTGTTGAAACTCTTGCGGGGCAATAACACGCTGGCCAGCGAGCTGCGCGGCAGTTTTGATGCTGAAACCCGCAAGATCCTCACCGATGCGCAACCACCGCTGGACCGTTATCAAAAAACCACGTTGCTGCGCAGCCTCAATGGCGCGCTCAACACCAAGGCGCGCAGCGGTTGGCAAGCGGTCGCCGAGCCGGACATGCAAAGACTCGTCGAGGGCTATGGCCAACTGCGCACGGAACTGGCCAGCGCGTTCGCCGACGCCCTGACCGGCAATCCGCAACGCTGGGGCAGCACCTTGTCGTCCAGCACTTTCGAGCAGATGAAAGCAGCCGGACTGTCGCGTTTATGGCTAGGTCTGGGCGAGGGCTGGGAGGGCGGTCTCTGGCATCCCGAAGCGGTGCGCGAAGGTGTGGCGGACGGGTATCTGCTGGCGCCTTACGATTCTTATGAAACTGCGCTTACCAGCAGTGAAAACCCGGACTGGACCACCGCGCACCTGGGTTTTCGAGCCAACCGTGAATGCGCAATTGTCCTGAACGGTGGCGCGTTCAAAAGCGGCTTCCAGAAGTCAGGGCACTACACCGACCCACGCTGCGTGCGGCCGTTGCTTGAGGCGCGGATCAAAGCGGTGCAGGCCAAGGCCGGGTTCAACAGCTGGTTTCTCGACGCCTATGCGACCGGCATGCTGTTCGACAGCTATCGACCGAATGCCACCATGACCCAGGCACAAAACGCCGAAGGTAATATCGACGCTTCGCGCTGGCTGAACGAGACCCTGAAACTGCCCACCGGTTCTGAAGACGGCAATGCCACAACGTCTCTGGGCGTGCTGTTTGCCCACGGCATGCAGACACCGGTGATCGGCTGGGGCGATCCGGACATGAGCAAGAACCCCAAGTCACCCTATTACCTGGGTCGCTGGTTTCCCAATGATCAGCCTCAGGTGTTCTTCAAGAGCGTGCCGCTCAAGGAGCCGTATCGCACGGTGCACTTTGCCCCGCAGACGCGCCTGCCGCTGTATCAGGCCGTGTTCCACGGCTCGGTCATCACCACGCACCACTGGCTGTTCGACAGCCTGAAACTGAGCAATGTACGCGCCGAGAACGAGCTGGCGCAGTTGCTCTACAACGTGCCGCCGCTGTACCACCTGAGCGCCGATACAGTGAAGCAGCGGTTGCCGGTGATGGTGCGACAGGATGCGTTTTTCAGGCCACTGCATGAGCGTCTGGCGACTGAGGCGATGACGGATTTTCGCTGGTTGAGCGAGGATCGGTTGCTGCAGCAGACCACGTTTGCCGATGGCACGCGGTTGGTGGTGAATTTTGATTCGGGTGTGCGCGAGGTTGAAGGCAAACGGCTGGCCGGGCAGAGCATCATGGCGCTGGATGTGAAGGGGGGCGTGGTGACTTATCAGGTTTCTTTGTCGCCCTGA
- a CDS encoding RHS repeat-associated core domain-containing protein encodes MTTLPTDVCRYRYDALDLLTGLDRPGQTGLQRFYRHQYLVTELQGQASQSVFQQGEQLLALHSREGGSLKSRLLVTDQQRSVLQVIDQTGLLPQAYTPYGHRGGESGLSSLLGFNGERRDPVTGHYLLGNGHRVFNPVLMRFNSPDRLSPFGRGGLNPYAYCLGDPVNFSDPTGRFAAIARILSSIGTLFNSVITLRPGIPFQVGLDALANGAVFRSPIRHTVGAVSAVAAGIMGVAGATVGVASTVLAAVNPASTLLPTLANTSLGLVGSSAAGRLGSWWAARDVNVFPALKKLASEPLPAGNPGVLATSGSTRDTVINMTSFGPSAPVPTGTPTAAAPPAPIGFEHFDFDIPNTPSDPRQMATNIRRRFSR; translated from the coding sequence ATGACTACTTTACCCACTGATGTTTGCCGGTATCGCTATGACGCACTGGATCTGCTGACTGGACTTGATCGTCCTGGCCAAACCGGATTGCAGCGGTTTTACCGTCACCAGTATCTGGTGACGGAGCTGCAAGGACAGGCCAGCCAGTCTGTATTCCAGCAAGGTGAGCAACTGCTGGCGCTGCACTCTCGTGAGGGCGGCAGCCTCAAGAGCCGGTTGCTGGTCACCGATCAGCAACGTTCGGTGTTGCAGGTGATTGATCAGACAGGGCTGTTGCCGCAGGCCTATACGCCCTATGGCCATCGCGGGGGCGAAAGCGGCCTGAGCAGCCTGCTGGGTTTCAACGGTGAACGTCGCGACCCGGTGACCGGGCATTATTTGCTGGGTAACGGGCATCGGGTGTTCAACCCGGTGCTGATGCGCTTCAACAGTCCTGACCGGTTGAGTCCGTTTGGTCGGGGTGGGTTGAATCCGTATGCGTATTGTCTGGGTGATCCGGTGAATTTCAGTGATCCGACGGGGCGATTTGCGGCTATTGCCAGAATTCTCAGCAGCATCGGAACGCTGTTCAACTCAGTCATCACGTTGAGGCCCGGTATTCCCTTTCAGGTCGGACTGGATGCGCTCGCTAATGGAGCCGTATTCCGATCGCCCATTAGACATACGGTGGGTGCCGTTTCTGCCGTCGCTGCGGGAATAATGGGCGTTGCGGGAGCTACGGTCGGTGTGGCGAGCACCGTTCTTGCTGCCGTTAATCCCGCGTCTACCCTGCTTCCGACGCTGGCCAATACTTCATTGGGGCTCGTAGGCAGTTCAGCAGCGGGGCGATTAGGGTCCTGGTGGGCTGCGCGTGATGTGAACGTATTTCCAGCCTTGAAAAAACTGGCTAGCGAGCCGCTTCCTGCAGGCAATCCAGGGGTATTAGCGACATCAGGATCAACACGAGACACGGTGATCAACATGACATCTTTCGGCCCGTCAGCGCCTGTTCCAACAGGGACACCTACAGCTGCGGCGCCACCAGCGCCGATTGGCTTTGAACACTTCGACTTCGATATCCCCAACACGCCGTCGGACCCTCGGCAAATGGCCACGAACATTCGACGTCGTTTTAGCAGATAG
- a CDS encoding efflux RND transporter periplasmic adaptor subunit: protein MKRLLLLSAGLLLVACSKKEPPPEPVRPVLSVEVKALDQQSLGRFAGSIQARYESNVGFRVPGRIASRNVDVGTEVEKGALLATLDPTDQQNQLRSAEGDLARIQAQFINTQASARRQQQLFDRGVGAQAQLDIAQTDLKTTQASLDQAKAAVSQARDQLNYVELRTDHKAIVTAWNAEAGQVVTAGQQVVTLAQPDIKEAVIDLPDTLVDQLPPDVVFQVAAQLDPSITSTATLREIEPQAQSATRTRRARLTLTQTPPGFRLGTAISVTLSSAIKPRIELPLSALQEVDGKPRIWVIDPQSQTVMPRDISVVSRTDSTVILASGVQSGERVVSAGVNSLKPGQKVKIDEDSPQ, encoded by the coding sequence ATGAAGCGCCTGTTGCTGTTGTCTGCCGGGCTGCTGCTGGTCGCCTGTTCAAAAAAAGAGCCGCCACCCGAACCGGTACGCCCGGTGTTGTCGGTCGAAGTGAAGGCCCTCGACCAGCAAAGTCTCGGCCGTTTCGCCGGCAGCATCCAGGCTCGCTACGAAAGCAACGTCGGCTTCCGGGTGCCGGGTCGCATTGCCAGTCGCAATGTCGATGTGGGCACTGAGGTGGAAAAGGGTGCCTTGCTCGCCACCCTCGATCCCACCGATCAACAGAACCAGTTGCGCTCCGCCGAGGGCGATCTGGCGCGCATTCAGGCGCAATTCATCAACACCCAGGCCAGCGCCCGGCGTCAGCAGCAATTGTTTGATCGCGGAGTCGGTGCCCAGGCACAACTGGACATTGCCCAGACCGATCTGAAAACCACCCAGGCCTCACTCGATCAGGCCAAGGCCGCAGTCAGCCAGGCTCGCGACCAGCTCAATTACGTCGAACTGCGCACCGATCACAAAGCCATTGTCACCGCGTGGAACGCCGAAGCCGGGCAAGTGGTTACCGCGGGTCAACAAGTGGTGACGCTGGCGCAGCCGGACATCAAGGAAGCGGTGATTGATCTGCCCGATACACTGGTCGATCAGTTGCCGCCGGATGTGGTGTTTCAGGTCGCCGCACAACTGGACCCGAGCATCACCAGCACCGCGACCCTGCGTGAAATCGAACCCCAGGCGCAAAGCGCCACCCGCACCCGCCGCGCTCGTCTCACCCTGACACAAACGCCTCCGGGATTTCGCCTCGGCACGGCGATCAGCGTAACGCTCAGTTCCGCGATCAAACCGCGTATCGAGTTGCCCCTGAGCGCACTGCAAGAGGTCGACGGCAAGCCGCGTATCTGGGTCATCGATCCGCAGAGCCAGACCGTTATGCCGCGAGACATCAGCGTGGTCAGTCGCACCGATTCCACGGTGATTCTGGCCAGTGGCGTGCAATCCGGTGAGCGGGTAGTCAGCGCCGGTGTGAACAGCCTGAAACCCGGGCAGAAAGTGAAAATCGACGAGGACAGCCCACAATGA
- a CDS encoding efflux RND transporter periplasmic adaptor subunit — protein MAGTGLKIMLGLSLFVMLTACGEKKPVEKDLPRVFVQIVKPADYAASVTLTGDVQARVQTELSFRVGGKIIQRMVDVGDRVSARQVLARLDPKDLQTNVDSAQAQVVAEQARVKQTAAAFVRQQKLLPKGYTSQSEYDAAQAALRSSQSALTAAQAQLANAREQLSYTALVADAPGIITARQAEVGQVVQATVPIFGLARDGERDAVFNVYESLLSEHPADKSVVVSMLDNPAIKTTGTVREITPAVSAQTGTVQVKVSLNGLPDGMQLGSVVSATAKTPAKSAVELPWSALTKNLSDPAVWLVDADGRAQLHTVTVGRYLTGHVIISGGLNGGEKVIIAGGQLLHPGMKVEIAENTYKDLAAGAQP, from the coding sequence ATGGCGGGTACTGGATTGAAAATAATGCTCGGTCTGAGCCTCTTCGTGATGCTGACCGCCTGCGGCGAAAAAAAACCGGTCGAAAAAGACCTGCCGCGTGTCTTCGTGCAAATCGTCAAGCCTGCGGATTACGCCGCTTCGGTGACCCTGACCGGTGACGTTCAGGCCCGCGTGCAGACCGAACTGTCGTTCCGCGTCGGTGGCAAGATCATCCAGCGTATGGTCGATGTCGGTGACCGGGTTTCGGCCAGGCAAGTCCTCGCCAGACTCGATCCAAAAGACCTGCAAACCAATGTCGACTCGGCTCAGGCCCAGGTCGTCGCCGAACAGGCACGGGTCAAGCAGACTGCTGCCGCCTTTGTCCGCCAGCAAAAACTTTTGCCCAAGGGCTACACCAGCCAAAGCGAATACGACGCTGCCCAGGCCGCATTGCGCAGCAGCCAAAGCGCGCTGACCGCCGCCCAGGCGCAACTGGCCAATGCCAGGGAACAACTGAGCTACACCGCGCTGGTGGCCGATGCACCGGGCATCATCACCGCCCGCCAGGCCGAAGTCGGGCAAGTAGTGCAAGCCACGGTGCCGATTTTCGGCCTGGCTCGCGACGGCGAGCGTGACGCGGTATTCAACGTCTACGAATCGCTGCTGAGCGAACATCCTGCGGACAAATCCGTGGTGGTCAGCATGCTGGACAACCCTGCGATAAAAACCACCGGCACCGTGCGCGAAATCACCCCGGCGGTGTCGGCGCAGACCGGCACTGTGCAGGTCAAAGTCAGCCTCAATGGCTTGCCGGACGGTATGCAACTCGGTTCGGTGGTCAGCGCCACCGCCAAGACGCCGGCCAAGTCGGCGGTGGAGTTGCCCTGGTCGGCCCTGACCAAAAACCTCAGTGATCCGGCCGTGTGGCTGGTAGATGCCGATGGCAGGGCGCAACTGCACACTGTCACTGTCGGTCGTTACCTGACTGGCCACGTCATCATCAGCGGCGGGCTGAACGGCGGAGAAAAAGTCATTATCGCCGGCGGACAATTGCTGCACCCCGGCATGAAGGTCGAGATCGCCGAAAACACCTATAAGGATCTAGCGGCGGGAGCCCAGCCATGA
- a CDS encoding IS110 family transposase translates to MISWVGIDISKTNLVVWVQPQNEGFDVSNTSQGFVELIEHLSCYEVGRVLLEATGGYERRVMAALQDANFNVLRINPRRARAFAVAMGKNAKTDPIDAAVLADFAEVLHASRDKVISPEREALRELVQLREHFVQQRDDNKRRLQQAQLPTAITAIKEHIRYLQTQIKQLEKSINQSMRDLDAEKAERLISVKGIGTVATASLLVYLPELGELDRREIAALAGIAPYNDDSGNHSGKRQIFGGRARVRRALYMSCWVVIRHQADFKARYEALRERGKSAKVALIACMRILLIRLNAMLRDGTEWR, encoded by the coding sequence ATGATTTCCTGGGTCGGCATCGATATCTCTAAAACAAACCTCGTTGTCTGGGTTCAGCCACAGAACGAAGGCTTCGACGTTTCAAACACTTCGCAAGGCTTTGTTGAACTGATCGAGCATTTGAGTTGTTACGAGGTCGGTCGGGTATTGCTGGAAGCCACTGGTGGCTATGAACGAAGGGTCATGGCGGCATTGCAAGACGCGAACTTCAACGTGCTCAGGATCAATCCTCGTCGGGCCAGGGCCTTCGCTGTAGCAATGGGCAAGAATGCCAAGACCGACCCCATCGACGCGGCTGTTCTGGCTGATTTCGCCGAAGTCCTGCACGCGTCTCGTGACAAAGTCATTTCGCCTGAACGTGAAGCCCTGCGCGAGCTGGTTCAACTGCGCGAGCACTTTGTCCAGCAGCGGGACGATAACAAACGCAGGCTTCAGCAGGCTCAGTTGCCAACTGCAATCACAGCGATCAAAGAACATATTCGTTATCTGCAAACGCAGATCAAGCAGCTCGAGAAATCCATCAATCAAAGCATGCGCGACCTGGATGCAGAAAAAGCCGAGCGGCTGATTTCTGTTAAAGGCATCGGCACGGTGGCTACTGCCAGTTTGCTGGTTTACTTGCCGGAGCTCGGTGAGCTTGATCGCCGGGAGATTGCGGCCTTGGCGGGAATCGCACCCTACAATGACGACAGCGGCAATCACAGCGGAAAACGTCAGATCTTCGGAGGAAGAGCCCGAGTTAGACGTGCTCTCTACATGTCCTGCTGGGTCGTGATCCGCCATCAGGCAGATTTCAAGGCGCGCTATGAGGCTCTACGGGAGAGAGGCAAGAGCGCGAAAGTCGCGCTCATCGCCTGCATGCGGATACTGCTGATCAGGTTGAATGCCATGCTGCGAGACGGCACCGAATGGCGGTGA
- a CDS encoding efflux RND transporter permease subunit, with translation MKGSFNLSEWALKHQSFVWYLMFVALLMGVFSYMNLGREEDPSFTIKTMVIQTRWPGATQEDTLKQVTDRIEKKLEELDSLDYVKSYTRPGESTVFVYLRDTTSAKDIPQIWYQVRKKINDIRGDFPQGLQGPGFNDEFGDVFGSVYAYTADGLSMRQLRDYVEQVRAAIRDVPGLGKVEMVGEQDEVLYLNFSTRKLAALGIDQRQVVASLQSQNAVTPAGVIEAGPERISVRTSGRFASEKDLANVNLRLNDRFYRLADVAEISRGYVDPASPQFRFNGQPAIGLAIAMKKGGNIQEFGKALHQRMTDLTADLPVGVGVHNVSDQADVVEKAVGGFTSALFEAVVIVLIVSFISLGVRAGLVVACSIPLVLAMVFIFMEYSGITMQRISLGALIIALGLLVDDAMITVEMMVTRLEMGETKEQAATFAYTSTAFPMLTGTLVTVAGFVPIGLNASSAGEYTFTLFAVIAVAMLVSWVVAVLFAPVIGVHILSANVKPHSAEPGRIGRVFNYGMLWAMRNRWWAIGITIALFVASVFSMQFVQNQFFPSSDRPELLVDLNLPQNASMDETRKAVDKLEATLKDDPDIVRWSTYIGEGAIRFYLPLDQQLQNPYYAQLVIVSKGLESRTALTQRLRERLRKDFVGIGSYVQALEMGPPVGRPIQYRVSGKDIDQVRKHAIALATELDKNSHIGEIIYDWNEPGKVLRIDIAQDKARQLGLSSEDVANLMNSIVVGSPVTQVDDDIYLINVVGRAEDAERGTPETLQNLQIVTPGGTSIPLLAFATVRYELEQPLVWRRDRKPTITIKAAVRDEIQPTDLVKQLKPTIDKFAAALPVGYKVATGGTVEESGKAQGPIAKVVPLMLFLMATFLMIQLHSVQKMFLVASVAPLGLIGVVLALIPTGTPMGFVAILGILALIGIIIRNSVILVTQIDAFEKDGYEPWDAVLQATEHRRRPILLTAAAASLGMIPIAREVFWGPMAYAMIGGIIIATLLTLLFLPALYVAWYKIREPKKDTQ, from the coding sequence ATGAAAGGGAGTTTCAACTTATCCGAATGGGCCCTCAAGCATCAGTCATTTGTCTGGTATCTGATGTTCGTCGCGCTGCTGATGGGCGTGTTCTCGTACATGAATCTTGGTCGCGAGGAAGACCCCTCGTTCACCATCAAGACCATGGTCATCCAGACCCGCTGGCCCGGCGCGACCCAGGAAGACACCCTCAAGCAGGTCACGGACCGTATCGAGAAAAAACTCGAAGAACTCGACTCCCTCGACTACGTGAAAAGCTACACCCGGCCCGGTGAATCGACCGTGTTCGTCTATTTGCGCGACACCACCAGCGCCAAGGACATCCCGCAAATCTGGTATCAGGTACGCAAGAAGATCAATGACATTCGCGGCGACTTCCCCCAGGGTCTGCAAGGACCGGGGTTCAACGATGAATTCGGCGATGTGTTCGGCTCGGTGTACGCCTATACCGCCGACGGTTTGTCGATGCGCCAGTTGCGCGATTACGTCGAGCAGGTGCGCGCCGCGATTCGCGATGTGCCGGGGCTGGGCAAGGTCGAGATGGTCGGCGAGCAGGATGAAGTGCTGTACCTGAACTTCTCCACGCGCAAACTGGCGGCGCTGGGCATTGATCAGCGGCAAGTTGTGGCGAGCCTGCAATCGCAGAACGCCGTGACCCCGGCGGGAGTGATCGAGGCCGGTCCCGAGCGGATTTCCGTGCGTACTTCTGGACGGTTCGCGTCCGAAAAAGACCTGGCCAACGTCAACCTTCGCCTCAACGACCGCTTCTATCGTCTGGCCGATGTGGCTGAGATCAGCCGTGGCTACGTCGATCCGGCGAGCCCGCAATTCCGCTTCAACGGTCAGCCAGCCATCGGCTTGGCGATTGCGATGAAGAAGGGCGGCAACATCCAGGAGTTCGGCAAGGCGCTGCACCAACGCATGACCGACCTGACCGCCGACCTGCCCGTGGGCGTGGGCGTGCACAACGTCTCGGATCAGGCCGACGTGGTCGAAAAGGCCGTCGGCGGCTTCACCAGCGCGCTGTTCGAAGCGGTGGTGATCGTGCTGATCGTCAGCTTCATCAGCCTCGGCGTGCGCGCCGGTCTGGTGGTGGCATGTTCGATTCCGCTGGTGTTGGCGATGGTCTTCATCTTCATGGAATACAGCGGCATCACCATGCAGCGGATTTCTCTCGGTGCATTGATCATCGCCCTTGGCCTGCTGGTGGATGACGCGATGATCACGGTGGAGATGATGGTCACGCGCCTGGAAATGGGCGAGACCAAGGAGCAGGCGGCGACCTTCGCCTACACCTCGACTGCGTTCCCGATGCTCACCGGCACGCTGGTCACGGTCGCCGGTTTTGTGCCGATTGGCCTGAACGCCAGCTCGGCGGGTGAGTACACCTTTACCCTGTTTGCGGTGATTGCGGTGGCGATGCTGGTGTCATGGGTGGTCGCGGTGCTGTTCGCCCCGGTGATCGGCGTGCACATCCTCAGCGCCAACGTGAAACCCCACAGCGCAGAACCTGGCCGCATCGGCCGCGTCTTCAACTACGGCATGCTCTGGGCCATGCGCAATCGCTGGTGGGCCATCGGCATCACCATCGCCTTGTTCGTGGCGTCGGTATTTTCCATGCAGTTCGTGCAGAACCAGTTCTTCCCTTCCTCGGACCGGCCGGAACTGCTCGTCGACCTCAACCTGCCGCAAAATGCCTCGATGGACGAGACGCGCAAGGCTGTGGATAAACTTGAGGCGACCCTCAAGGACGATCCGGATATCGTGCGCTGGAGCACTTACATCGGCGAAGGTGCGATCCGTTTCTACCTGCCCCTCGACCAGCAATTGCAGAACCCGTACTACGCGCAACTGGTGATCGTCAGCAAAGGCCTGGAATCACGCACGGCCTTGACCCAGCGATTGCGCGAGCGGCTGCGCAAGGATTTTGTCGGCATCGGCAGCTACGTCCAGGCGCTGGAAATGGGCCCGCCGGTGGGACGGCCGATTCAATACCGAGTCAGTGGCAAGGACATCGATCAGGTGCGCAAGCACGCTATTGCCCTGGCCACCGAGCTGGACAAGAACTCGCACATCGGCGAAATAATTTATGACTGGAACGAGCCGGGCAAAGTGCTGCGCATCGACATCGCCCAGGACAAGGCACGGCAATTGGGGCTGTCTTCGGAAGACGTGGCCAACCTGATGAACAGCATCGTGGTCGGTTCACCGGTCACTCAAGTGGACGACGATATCTATCTGATCAACGTTGTCGGCCGTGCCGAAGATGCCGAACGCGGCACGCCGGAAACCCTGCAAAACCTGCAGATCGTCACGCCGGGCGGTACGTCGATTCCGCTGCTGGCGTTCGCCACCGTGCGCTACGAGCTGGAGCAGCCATTGGTATGGCGTCGTGACCGCAAACCGACCATCACCATCAAGGCTGCGGTGCGGGACGAGATTCAGCCGACCGACCTGGTGAAACAGCTGAAGCCGACCATCGACAAATTCGCCGCCGCGCTGCCGGTGGGGTACAAGGTCGCCACTGGCGGCACCGTCGAGGAAAGCGGCAAGGCCCAGGGGCCGATTGCCAAGGTCGTGCCGCTGATGCTGTTCTTGATGGCGACCTTCCTGATGATCCAGCTGCACAGCGTGCAGAAGATGTTCCTGGTGGCCAGCGTGGCGCCGCTCGGGCTGATCGGCGTGGTGCTGGCGCTGATCCCCACGGGCACGCCGATGGGCTTCGTGGCGATCCTGGGGATTCTGGCGCTGATCGGCATCATCATCCGCAACTCGGTGATCCTGGTGACGCAGATCGATGCCTTCGAGAAGGACGGCTATGAGCCGTGGGACGCGGTGCTGCAAGCCACCGAGCATCGACGCCGGCCGATCTTGCTGACCGCTGCGGCGGCGAGCCTGGGGATGATCCCGATTGCGCGAGAAGTGTTTTGGGGGCCGATGGCCTACGCAATGATCGGCGGCATTATCATCGCCACCTTGCTGACCCTGCTGTTTTTGCCGGCACTGTACGTGGCCTGGTACAAGATTCGCGAGCCGAAAAAAGACACGCAGTAA